TGGCGAAGACCCCACCGAAGTGCTTACCATTCTCTCGGGCCTCACTACTGCGCCCGGGCGCTTTGAGCCGGTTACCGTGCCAGGCCAGGCTATCAGCGGCCTCGTCGATTATGCGCACACGCCCGATGCGCTGGAGAACGTGCTCCAGACCCTGCACCAGACGCGCCGGCCCGAGCAGCGCATTATCACGGTGGTGGGCTGCGGCGGCAACCGCGACGCCACCAAGCGGCCCATTATGGCGCGGCTGGCCGCCCAGCTTTCGGATGAGGTTATCCTGACGTCCGACAACCCGCGCGACGAAGACCCGCTCGCTATTCTGCGCCAGATGCAGGCCGGCCTTACCCCGCCAACCGATGCCCGCGTGCAGGTTATTGCCGACCGCCGCGCGGCCATCCGGGCGGCCGTGGCCCTGGCCCGGCCCGCCGACCTGGTGCTGGTAGCCGGCAAAGGCCACGAAACTTACCAGGAAATAAAAGGGGTGAAAACGCACTTCGACGACCGCGAAGAATTGCGTAACGCCCTACTTAGCAGTAAGAATAAGGAATGAAGCGCGGCAGCGGTAGTGCTGCCTCAGGCTACTCATTCCAAACTTCTCATTCACGATTAACATGCTCTACTACCTCTTCCGCTATCTGCACGAACATTATCACCTCACCGGAACCGGCGTGTTTCAGTACACGACCTTCCGCGCCGGGCTGGCCGTGGTAACGTCGCTGCTCATTGCCCAGCTGTTTGGCGGAAAGCTTATTAACGTGTTGCAGCGCAAGCAGGTGGGCGAAACGATTCGTGACCTCGGCCTGCAAGGGCAAAATGAGAAAAAGGGTACGCCTACCATGGGCGGTCTGATTATTCTGCTGGCTATTCTGGTGCCGGTGCTGCTTTTTGCCCGCCTGCGCAATATCTACATTATCCTGATGCTGCTCAGCACCGTATGGCTCGGGCTTATTGGCTTTCTCGACGACTACATCAAGGTTTTTCGCAAAAACAAAGAAGGGCTGAGTGGGCGGTTCAAGGTGCTGGGTCAGATTGGCTTAGGCCTGACTGTAGGCTGGGTGCTCTACTACAGCAACGAGGTAACGGTGCGCGAATACCTGCTGCCCAACGGCCAGCTGTCGGCCGTTGATGCCAGCAAGGTTTTCAACGATGTGCACCTGATGATAACGACGGTGCCGTTTATGAAAAATAACGAGCTGAACTACGGCGACTTGTTTGCCACGGCGGGCAGCGCCTTCAAGGGTCTATACGGTATATTGTATATTCCAATCGTAATCGTCATTATTACGGCCGTCAGCAATGGTGCTAATATTACCGACGGCCTCGACGGGCTGGCCGCGGGCACGTCGGCAATTATTGGTATCACACTGGCAATCTTTGCCTTCGTCAGCGGCAACGCGCTGCTCGCAGATTATCTGGATGTCATGTTCATCCCCGACTCCGGCGAGCTGGTTATCTTCTGCACGGCCTTTGTAGGGGCCTGTATAGGGTTTTTATGGTATAACTCGTACCCGGCCCAGGTTTTTATGGGCGATACGGGCTCGCTGGCCCTGGGCGGCATTATCGCGGTGCTGGCCCTCATTGTGCGCAAAGAGCTGCTGATTCCGATTTTGTGCGGTGTGTTTCTAATTGAGAATCTGTCGGTTATCGTGCAGGTGAGCTGGTTTAAGTACACCCGGCGCAAGTACGGTGAAGGCCGCCGGCTGCTGCGCATGTCGCCGCTGCACCACCATTATCAAAAGCTTGGCTACCACGAATCCAAGATTGTATCACGGTTCTGGATTGTGGGCATTATGCTGGCGGTAATTACCCTGGTTACGCTGAAACTACGCTAATACTTATTCGCCGCTATGACTGCTGTCAGCAAAAATATTGTTATTCTCGGAGCCGCCGAAAGCGGCGTGGGCGCCGCTTTGCTGGCGCAGGCAAAAGGCCATACCACGTTCGTATCCGACCGGGGACCCATTCAGCCCCAGTATAAGGAAAAGCTCACCCAGGCCGGTATCGAGTTTGAGGAAAACCAGCACTCACTGGCGCGGATTCTGCTAGCCGATGAAGTAATTAAAAGCCCCGGCATTCCGGAAAAAGCAGCCGTTATTAAGGCCCTGCGTGAGAAAAATATTGCTGTTATTTCCGAGATAGAGTTTGCCAGCCGCTATACCAAGGCGCGGTTTATTGCCATTACCGGTACCAACGGCAAAACCACCACCACGCTGCTTACCTATCATTTGCTGAAGGAAGCTGGCCTGAGCGTGGGGCTGGCCGGCAACATCGGCTACTCGCTCGCCGAGCAGGTAATTACCGATAAGTTTGCCTACTACGTGCTCGAGCTCAGCAGCTTCCAGCTGGACGATACCAAGGATTTTCACCCCTGGATTTCGCTGCTGCTCAATATTACCCCCGACCACCTCGACCGCTACGACTACTCGCTGGCTAAGTACGCTGAGGCGAAGCTGCGCATTGCCGAAAACCTGGTTTCCGACGATTACCTGATTTACAACGCCGACGACGAGACTATCGAGCGCTTTCTGAAAACCGCGTTTATGACGGCTTTCCTGCTGCCTTTCAGCCTGCACCACCGTCCCGATTATCACCTGGCAGCTTACTACGAAGACGACTATACTCTGTGCCTGCACCTGCCCACCGACGACCAGCATCCCGAAAAGGTAAGCGTGAAGAACTCGCCGCTTATTGGCCAGCATAACCACCAGAATATGGCGGCGGCTATATTGGCGGCGCGGGTGGCCGGCGTGTCGCCCCGGCAGATTGAGGCCGCCCTGCGCTCGTTCAAAAATGCCGACCACCGCTTGCAGCTGGTGCGTGAAATAGCTGATATTCAGTATATAAACGACAGCAAAGCCACCAATGTAGAAGCCGCCTGGTATGCCCTCGACGGTATTAAGCGGCCTATTGTGTGGATAGCCGGCGGTACCGATAAAGGCAACGACTACGCCACCTTGCAGCCGCTGGCCGAGCAAAAAGTGAAGGCGCTAATCTGCCTGGGCGTAGACAATACCAAGCTGCGCGCCGCCTTCGAAAGCCATGTGCCGCACTTCGAAGAAACCCAAAGCATGACCGATGCTGTGCGCCGCGCCGCGGCGCTGGCGGCACCCGGCGATGTCGTACTGCTGTCGCCCTGCTGCGCCAGCTTCGATTTATTTAAAAACTACGAAGACCGGGGCCGGCAATTTGCCGCCGCCGTGCAGGCATTATAATTAAATCAGGACTTATGGAAACGACCCGTCTTACCTGGCTTCAGCGCAACCTTAAGGGCGACCCTATTTTGTGGGCCATCGTTATCCTGTTTTCGCTTATCAGCATCGCGGTGGTGTATTCGGCCACCGGCACACTGGCGTATCGCAACGAGCTGCACGGCCGCACGGGCTCGGTGGAGATGATTGTGTTGAAGCATAGTAGCTTGATTATCATTGGGCTGGCCTTAATGTGGCTGGCTCATCGCATCGACTACCGGCACTACTCGCGACTGTCGCTCTACGCGCTGCTTATTTCGGTGCCGCTGCTGCTGTTTACTTATTTTATGGGGGGCGAAACCAACGGAGCTTCGCGCTGGCTCACCATCCCGGTTATCAACCAGACCTTTCAGCCCTCCGACCTGGCCAAGCTGGCGCTTATCTCGCACCTGGCCAGTATGCTGAGCCGCCGGCAGCAGCACTTGCACGATTTTTGGAGTACGCTTTTTCCGGTAATGCTGTGGGTAGGCGTTATCTGCGGCTTAATTGTTCTGTCCAATGCTTCCACGGCGCTGCTGCTGTTTCTTACCTGCCTGCTGCTCATGTTCATTGGCCGCGTACCCATGAAGCAGATGCTGGTGATGGTCGTTATCGGCGTAGTGCTGGGCGGTGCCGGGCTGGCGGCCGGCCAGCGTCTCGGAACAGTAATGTCGCGGGTCACCAATTTTACCGATAAAACTAAAAAGCCTCAATTTCAGCTTGAGCACTCGTTTATTGCCATTGCCACGGGTGGCCTCACCGGCAAAGGCCCCGGCAAAAGCACCGAGCGCAATATTATGCCGCACCCGTATTCCGACTTTATCTACGCCATTATTATTGAAGAATATGGTATGATTGGCGGCTTGTTCGTGCTGTTTCTCTACCTGGCTTTTTTATATCGCGGATTAAAAACCGTGATGAACAGTCAGGGCGCATTTGGCGGCCTGCTCTCGGCCGGCCTGAGCTTTAGCCTGGTATTGCAGGCAATGGTAAATATGGGCGTGGCCGTGGGCCTGGGCCCCGTTACGGGCCTGCCGCTGCCTATGCTGAGCATGGGCGGTACCTCCCTTATTTTCACGGGCTTAAGCGTCGGTATTATCCTGGCCGTGAGCCGGGGCGAGCGCGAAACCCGCCCCATGGCCGGCGAGCCCGCCGATACGACCCGGATTACGAGTAAACGCGCGCAGTATGCGTAATCGTTAGGTGTTGATAAGTAATTGCAAAATATTGCATTTATAGTACATATTGATTATAAAATTTCCCTCCAGTAGCTCACAGCTTACTAATATGAAATTTATCATCTCCGGCGGCGGTACAGGCGGGCATATTTTCCCGGCGGTAGCAATCGCGAATGAAATTCGGCGGCGGCAGCCCAACGCCGAGATTCTGTTCGTGGGGGCCAACGGCCGCATGGAGATGACGCGCGTGCCCGAAGCCGGCTATAAAATAATAGGCCTTGATATCACCGGCCTGCAGCGCCGCCTCACGCCGCAGAATATTATGTTCCCGGTGCGGGTGTTTCGCTCGGTGCGCAAAGCCGGAAAACTAATTCAGGAATTTCGGCCCGATGCCGTGGTGGGAGTGGGGGGCTATGCCTCGGCCCCGGTGCTGCTGGCTGCTACCTCGCGCGGTATCCCAACTCTTATTCAGGAGCAGAACTCGTATGCCGGCCTGGTTAATAAATTGCTGGCGCGCCGCGTTGGCAAGATATGCGTGGCCTACGAGGGTATGGAAAAATTCTTTCCCTCTGAAAAGCTGGTGCTTACCGGCAACCCCGTACGCACGGAGATTGCCCAGGGTAGCCGCGAGGAAGCACTACGTTTCTTTAACCTTGACCCCGCCAAAAAAACGCTGCTGGTAGTGGGCGGTAGCCTGGGGGCCCGCACCCTCAACCTGGCCACGGCGGCGGCGCTGCCCCGCCTGCGCGAAGCCGGCGTGCAGGTACTCTGGCAAACTGGTAAGCTCTATTTTCTCGAAGCGCAGCAGCAAGCGGCGCCCTTTGCCGCCGACCGGCTGCAGGCGCTGGAATTTATCCAGCGTATGGACCTGGCCTACGCGGCCGCCGATGTGGTTATTAGCCGGGCCGGCGCCCTTTCAGTATCAGAGCTTTGCCTCACGGGAAAGGCCAGTGTGCTGGTGCCATCGCCCAACGTAGCCGAAGACCACCAGACCAAAAATGCGCTGGCGCTGGTGAGCAAGGGCGCGGCCGTACTCATCACCGATGCGCACGCCGCCGGGCGCCTCTACGACGAGACGTTACGCCTGCTCGCCGACCCGGTGCGCCAGCAGCAGCTTAGCCAGCGCGTGCTGGAAATGGCCCGGCCCAGCGCCACCACTGCTATTGTAGACGAGCTATTTAAACTGGTAAAAATCAATACCGACTAAAGCAGAGCGTCCGGCTTGGCCGGGCGTTCAAACCTCATAATGCAGCAGTTTCCCTACGTATTTTTCCTCGGCATCGGCGGCATCGGCATGTCGGCGCTGGCCCGTTGGTTTAAAGCCAATGGCCACCAGGTGAGCGGCTACGACAAAACTGAAACCCCCCTGACCCAGGCCTTGCAGGCCGAAGGAATTGCCGTGCATTATGCCGATGCAGTCGAAAATATTCCGTCGGAAATTCGGGAAAACAAGGCCCGTACGCTGGTGGTGCTTACGCCGGCTATTCCGGCCACCAGCCTGGAATGGGCCTGGCTGCGCGGGCAGGGCTACGATATCCGCAAGCGCAGCCAGGTGCTGGGCGTGCTCACCCAGGGCCGGCCTACGATTGCGGTGGCCGGCACGCACGGCAAAACCACTACCAGTAGCATGGTAGCGCACTTGCTGCGTCAGGCCGGCCTCGACGCCGGGGCTTTTTTGGGCGGTATCTCCGTAAATCTGGGCTCCAATCTGTTGCTGCCCAAAAGCGCCACGGCCCCGGTAGTGGTGGAAGCCGACGAATACGACCGCAGCTTTCTGACCTTGCACCCCGATGTAGCTATCGTGACCAGTACCGATGCCGACCACCTGGATATCTACGGGGAGCA
The sequence above is drawn from the Hymenobacter baengnokdamensis genome and encodes:
- the mraY gene encoding phospho-N-acetylmuramoyl-pentapeptide-transferase, which encodes MLYYLFRYLHEHYHLTGTGVFQYTTFRAGLAVVTSLLIAQLFGGKLINVLQRKQVGETIRDLGLQGQNEKKGTPTMGGLIILLAILVPVLLFARLRNIYIILMLLSTVWLGLIGFLDDYIKVFRKNKEGLSGRFKVLGQIGLGLTVGWVLYYSNEVTVREYLLPNGQLSAVDASKVFNDVHLMITTVPFMKNNELNYGDLFATAGSAFKGLYGILYIPIVIVIITAVSNGANITDGLDGLAAGTSAIIGITLAIFAFVSGNALLADYLDVMFIPDSGELVIFCTAFVGACIGFLWYNSYPAQVFMGDTGSLALGGIIAVLALIVRKELLIPILCGVFLIENLSVIVQVSWFKYTRRKYGEGRRLLRMSPLHHHYQKLGYHESKIVSRFWIVGIMLAVITLVTLKLR
- the murD gene encoding UDP-N-acetylmuramoyl-L-alanine--D-glutamate ligase, which encodes MTAVSKNIVILGAAESGVGAALLAQAKGHTTFVSDRGPIQPQYKEKLTQAGIEFEENQHSLARILLADEVIKSPGIPEKAAVIKALREKNIAVISEIEFASRYTKARFIAITGTNGKTTTTLLTYHLLKEAGLSVGLAGNIGYSLAEQVITDKFAYYVLELSSFQLDDTKDFHPWISLLLNITPDHLDRYDYSLAKYAEAKLRIAENLVSDDYLIYNADDETIERFLKTAFMTAFLLPFSLHHRPDYHLAAYYEDDYTLCLHLPTDDQHPEKVSVKNSPLIGQHNHQNMAAAILAARVAGVSPRQIEAALRSFKNADHRLQLVREIADIQYINDSKATNVEAAWYALDGIKRPIVWIAGGTDKGNDYATLQPLAEQKVKALICLGVDNTKLRAAFESHVPHFEETQSMTDAVRRAAALAAPGDVVLLSPCCASFDLFKNYEDRGRQFAAAVQAL
- a CDS encoding FtsW/RodA/SpoVE family cell cycle protein; amino-acid sequence: METTRLTWLQRNLKGDPILWAIVILFSLISIAVVYSATGTLAYRNELHGRTGSVEMIVLKHSSLIIIGLALMWLAHRIDYRHYSRLSLYALLISVPLLLFTYFMGGETNGASRWLTIPVINQTFQPSDLAKLALISHLASMLSRRQQHLHDFWSTLFPVMLWVGVICGLIVLSNASTALLLFLTCLLLMFIGRVPMKQMLVMVVIGVVLGGAGLAAGQRLGTVMSRVTNFTDKTKKPQFQLEHSFIAIATGGLTGKGPGKSTERNIMPHPYSDFIYAIIIEEYGMIGGLFVLFLYLAFLYRGLKTVMNSQGAFGGLLSAGLSFSLVLQAMVNMGVAVGLGPVTGLPLPMLSMGGTSLIFTGLSVGIILAVSRGERETRPMAGEPADTTRITSKRAQYA
- the murG gene encoding undecaprenyldiphospho-muramoylpentapeptide beta-N-acetylglucosaminyltransferase, with the protein product MKFIISGGGTGGHIFPAVAIANEIRRRQPNAEILFVGANGRMEMTRVPEAGYKIIGLDITGLQRRLTPQNIMFPVRVFRSVRKAGKLIQEFRPDAVVGVGGYASAPVLLAATSRGIPTLIQEQNSYAGLVNKLLARRVGKICVAYEGMEKFFPSEKLVLTGNPVRTEIAQGSREEALRFFNLDPAKKTLLVVGGSLGARTLNLATAAALPRLREAGVQVLWQTGKLYFLEAQQQAAPFAADRLQALEFIQRMDLAYAAADVVISRAGALSVSELCLTGKASVLVPSPNVAEDHQTKNALALVSKGAAVLITDAHAAGRLYDETLRLLADPVRQQQLSQRVLEMARPSATTAIVDELFKLVKINTD